One Antiquaquibacter oligotrophicus genomic region harbors:
- the glgP gene encoding alpha-glucan family phosphorylase — translation MKAIRRFTVRTVLPERLGMLEELATNLRRSWHQPTRQLFRSIDPELWELTSHDPVAMLGAVDSERLEQLASDDTFVGAATELRDELHTYLSEPRWYQSLTDAPASIAYFSPEFGIAAALPQYSGGLGILAGDHLKAASDLGVPIIGVGLFYRAGYFRQAISREGWQLESYPVLDPDGLPLSVLRNPDGSAAQVVLALPDGGALYARIWQVAVGRITLLLLDTDIPENSEQLRTVTDRLYGGGGEHRLLQELLLGIGGVRAIKVYTDLTGVASPGVFHTNEGHAGFLGLERISDLIGQGLSFAEALQVVRAGTVFTTHTPVPAGIDRFEVPLIERYMSTDLLPGVDAADVLALGTENYEGGDPSKFNMAVMGLRLAQRANGVSQLHGEVSREMFGVLWPEFDPEDVPITSVTNGVHAPTWTDPLLTSFAAEKFGNPDTTSVDWMSEVVSDADLWAIRGRMRDQLVRDARRRVSLAWQEQNPGVGDPAWFSELLDPEILTIGFARRVPTYKRLTLMLQDQDRLRALLTHPERPIQLVIAGKSHPADDEGKRLIRRLVEFASEPEVRKRIVFLPNYDIGMAKTLYPGTDVWLNNPLRPLEACGTSGMKAALNGSLNLSILDGWWAEFYDEENGWAIPSADSAGDGAERDKLEAESLYDLIEHQIAPRFYDRNADDVPTRWVESIRHTLATLSPELSADRMVKEYVERLYIPAARAEREIEAKGYQPARELAAWKARVTDAWPGVHVAHVESGGVDSVPQLGDELHLRATVDLAGLTPDDVLVEVVYGRAQASDRLVSVSRRELRVTEESGSPAVFAGTVPLERSGSFGYTVRVVPKHPLLASDAELGLVAVAV, via the coding sequence GTGAAGGCGATCAGAAGGTTTACCGTCCGGACCGTGCTCCCCGAGCGACTCGGCATGCTCGAGGAGCTTGCGACCAACCTGCGGCGCTCGTGGCATCAGCCAACCCGCCAGCTCTTTCGCTCGATCGACCCGGAGCTCTGGGAGCTGACCTCGCACGACCCCGTCGCGATGCTCGGCGCCGTCGACTCCGAGCGACTGGAGCAGCTCGCATCCGACGACACCTTCGTCGGGGCGGCCACCGAGCTGCGCGACGAATTGCACACCTACTTGAGCGAACCGCGCTGGTACCAGTCGCTGACGGATGCCCCGGCCTCCATCGCCTACTTCTCGCCCGAGTTCGGCATCGCAGCAGCCCTGCCCCAGTACTCCGGAGGGCTCGGAATCCTCGCCGGTGACCACCTCAAGGCCGCCAGCGACCTCGGCGTGCCCATCATCGGCGTCGGACTCTTCTACCGCGCCGGGTACTTCCGGCAGGCGATCTCCCGCGAGGGGTGGCAACTGGAGTCGTACCCGGTGCTCGACCCGGACGGCCTCCCGCTGAGCGTCCTGCGTAACCCCGACGGCAGTGCCGCTCAGGTGGTGCTCGCTCTCCCCGACGGCGGCGCTCTCTACGCCCGCATCTGGCAGGTCGCGGTCGGTCGCATCACGCTCCTCCTGCTCGACACCGACATCCCCGAGAACAGCGAACAGCTGCGCACCGTCACCGATCGCCTGTACGGCGGCGGTGGCGAACACCGTCTCCTGCAGGAACTGCTCCTCGGTATCGGGGGAGTGCGCGCGATCAAGGTCTACACCGACCTCACGGGTGTCGCGTCGCCCGGGGTCTTCCACACCAACGAAGGTCACGCGGGATTCCTCGGACTGGAGCGCATCTCCGACCTCATCGGTCAGGGCCTCTCGTTTGCCGAGGCGCTGCAGGTTGTGCGAGCCGGAACCGTCTTCACAACGCACACACCCGTACCGGCGGGCATCGACCGTTTCGAGGTACCGCTCATCGAGCGTTACATGAGCACCGACCTTCTGCCCGGCGTTGACGCTGCCGACGTGCTCGCGCTCGGCACCGAAAACTACGAGGGTGGCGACCCGAGCAAGTTCAACATGGCCGTTATGGGGCTGCGCCTGGCTCAGCGAGCCAACGGCGTCTCCCAGCTACACGGCGAAGTGTCCCGCGAGATGTTCGGTGTGCTGTGGCCGGAGTTCGACCCGGAAGACGTGCCCATCACCTCGGTGACCAACGGTGTGCACGCCCCGACCTGGACGGACCCGCTCCTCACCTCCTTTGCCGCCGAGAAGTTCGGAAACCCCGACACCACGTCGGTGGACTGGATGTCCGAGGTCGTGAGTGACGCAGACCTGTGGGCGATCCGTGGTCGCATGCGCGACCAATTGGTGCGGGATGCCCGTCGCCGGGTAAGTCTCGCCTGGCAGGAGCAGAACCCCGGCGTGGGGGACCCTGCGTGGTTCTCCGAACTGCTCGACCCCGAGATCCTCACCATCGGCTTCGCCCGCCGTGTGCCGACCTACAAGCGGCTCACCCTCATGCTCCAGGACCAGGATCGACTTCGTGCGCTCCTGACCCACCCCGAGCGGCCCATCCAGTTGGTGATCGCCGGCAAGTCGCATCCGGCCGACGATGAAGGCAAACGCCTCATTCGGCGGCTCGTCGAGTTCGCGTCGGAGCCGGAGGTGCGCAAGCGCATCGTGTTCCTGCCCAACTACGACATCGGTATGGCCAAAACGCTCTACCCGGGTACCGACGTGTGGTTGAACAACCCGCTGCGCCCACTCGAGGCGTGCGGAACCTCCGGCATGAAAGCCGCGCTCAACGGCTCGCTCAACCTGTCGATCCTCGACGGTTGGTGGGCGGAGTTCTACGACGAGGAAAACGGCTGGGCGATCCCGTCCGCCGACTCGGCAGGGGACGGCGCCGAGCGCGACAAGCTCGAAGCCGAAAGCCTGTACGACCTCATCGAGCACCAGATCGCGCCACGGTTCTACGACCGCAACGCCGACGACGTGCCGACCCGGTGGGTGGAATCGATCCGTCACACCCTCGCGACGTTGTCACCCGAGCTTTCCGCCGACCGCATGGTCAAGGAGTATGTGGAGCGGCTCTACATCCCCGCCGCTCGCGCCGAGCGTGAGATCGAGGCGAAGGGCTACCAGCCCGCGCGTGAGCTTGCCGCCTGGAAGGCACGAGTGACGGATGCGTGGCCCGGTGTTCACGTCGCCCACGTCGAATCCGGGGGAGTCGACTCGGTTCCCCAGCTGGGCGACGAATTGCATTTGCGTGCCACCGTCGATCTTGCGGGGCTAACCCCGGACGACGTTCTCGTGGAGGTCGTGTACGGTCGCGCGCAGGCCAGCGACCGCCTCGTATCCGTGAGCCGTCGAGAGCTGCGGGTCACCGAAGAGAGCGGGTCACCCGCGGTGTTCGCGGGAACGGTGCCGCTCGAGCGGTCGGGCAGCTTCGGATACACGGTTCGGGTGGTGCCGAAGCATCCGCTGCTCGCCTCCGATGCCGAGCTGGGGCTCGTGGCCGTCGCCGTCTAA
- the ybaK gene encoding Cys-tRNA(Pro) deacylase gives MAAGTPATVALTAAGIPFTVHSYEHDPANTNFGTEAAEALDLDAEQVFKTLLADVDGRLVVGIVPVTGKLDLKALAAAVGGKRAEMADPKLAERRTGYVVGGISPIGQKTKHTTVLDETAELYDTIFVSGGRRGLDIELAPADLVRITDAIVTPIARD, from the coding sequence ATGGCAGCAGGTACCCCCGCCACCGTCGCCCTCACCGCGGCGGGCATCCCGTTCACGGTGCACAGCTACGAGCATGATCCGGCCAACACCAACTTCGGCACCGAGGCAGCCGAGGCTCTCGACCTCGACGCTGAGCAGGTCTTCAAGACGCTCCTCGCGGATGTCGACGGGCGCCTCGTTGTCGGCATCGTACCCGTGACGGGCAAGCTCGACCTCAAGGCGCTCGCTGCCGCGGTGGGCGGCAAACGCGCCGAGATGGCCGACCCGAAACTCGCCGAACGCCGCACCGGCTACGTTGTGGGCGGTATCAGCCCCATTGGTCAGAAAACGAAGCACACAACCGTGCTCGACGAAACCGCCGAGCTGTACGACACGATCTTCGTGAGCGGCGGCCGCCGCGGCCTCGACATCGAGCTCGCCCCCGCCGATCTCGTGCGCATTACCGACGCCATCGTCACCCCGATCGCCCGCGACTGA